The stretch of DNA ACAAGGGAAGCGCCTAATTAGGCGCTTCCAATTTTTATTTATATGTAATTTAACCCATTCTCGGTTTATAAGTTGTACTTTGTTCTTTAAAAAAATATAATGAGATAATGTACAAGTTCCTTTTTGAGAAATTTGACATAAAGGAGTGTGAAAAATGACATCGACTAAAAATACAACTTCAAAACTTGATTATAGTCTGGTTTTCATCTTAATTTTATTATTTCTGGCTAGCTGTCTATCCATTTACAGTGCGCAGGCAAGCGGTCAATATGACAGTAACTTCCTTATAAAGCAAATTATCTTTTATGGAATTGGGTGTGGAATTATTGCCGCCGTTATTAGGCTTGATTCCGACCAGTTAAAGAAATTAACTTGGTATGCTTATGGTGTAGGAATATTTCTACTTGTTTTTTTAATGATAGCACCAGAAAGCATTGCCCCGGTGATCAATGGAGCAAAGAACTGGTTTAAGGTACCTGGAATTGGCTCACTCCAGCCCTCTGAGTTTGTCAAAATCTTTATTATCTTAGCGTTAGCAAAAGTAATTGAGGATCATCACCAAAAGAACCCAGTTAAAACGATTTCCTCTGATTTTTGGCTGCTAATAAAGCTTGGCGTCGTCACGATGGTTCCCTTAGCGCTTATTATTAAGCAAGACTTAGGGACTTCGCTCGTATTTTTAGCAATCCTTTTAGGGATGATTTTTATTTCCGGTATAACATGGAAACTATTAGTACCAATCTTTTCAATTGGAACAGCACTTATTTCTGTCATTTTTTATTTTGTATTGTTGAAGCCAGAGATTCTTGAAAAATATTTAGGCGTGAAGCAGTATCAATTTAGCCGTATTTACTCTTGGCTGGATCCCTATAACTTTCAAAGTTCAGCAGGTTACCAATTGACACGATCACTCCTAGCGATTGGTTCTGGACAAACGGGTGGTAAGGGCTATGGGAATAGAGAAGTCTATTTACCTGAAAGCCATACCGATTTTATCTTTAGTGTCGTCGGTGAAGAGTATGGTTTTATTGGTGCAAGTGTGCTCGTTAGTTTATTTTTCTTGTTGATTTACCATATTACCAAGGTCGGCATGGAAACAAAGAACAATTTTTATACGTACATTTGTGTTGGAGTAATCAGTATGATTACCTTTCACGTCTTCCAAAATATCGGGATGACGATAGGTGTTTTACCGATTACAGGAATTCCACTGCCGTTCATTAGCTATGGAGGAAGCTCGTTGATGGGAAATATGCTCGGGTTGGGCTTAATCTTCTCGATTCGCTATCACTATAAAAAATACATGTTCTCAACAACGGCATAAGAATAGAATAAAAAAGAACGAGGTCATGGCAGCCTCGTTCTTTTCGCATTTTTTGATTTTATTTTTCTAGCATGATTTTTTCAAGATCATCCAGCATGATGTTTGCAGCTAAAACGCCGCCTGCTGTATTCCAAGTAGCATCACTAACTTCGTAGGCTTTTCCATTTTTCACGGCATTTAAATTTTTCCAAAGTGGATCATTTGTCCATTCTTTCGCTGTATCAAGGGCTGCTTGATCACCTTTTGGAGCATACGTGAAATAGAAAAGGATGTCACCGTCCATTTTCGGAATAACTTCTTTTCCAACCTCGATAGCAAGGTTACCCAGCTTATTATCAGGTGTAAAAAGTTCTGCCTGTTGCGAAGCTCGTTTTAGACCAACTTGATCAAAGATAATACCAGAGAAAGAATCGGTATAATAAATACGAGATTTTCCAGCCATAAAACGGACAACAGATACTTCTTGATTTACCTTATCACCAAGTTTCGCTTTCACGTCGGCAACGTGGTCATCAAAATCACTAAGTACCTCGTCCCCTTTTTCCTCTAGGTTTAATGCTTTTGCGTATAGTTTAAAGTTTTCTTTCCAATCACCTCTCAGGGTTTCGGAAAAAACAGTAGGAGCTATTGCGCTTAATTGGCTGTACACAGCTTCTTGACGAAGCTTGTTTCCGATAATTAAATCAGGTTTAAGCGTTGCGATTTTCTCTAAATTTACTTCACTTTCAACTCCAACAACCTCGACACCGTCCATATCCTTTGTGATGTGATTATACCACGGATCGCCAAGCCAAGATTGAACGGCACCCACTGGTTTTACTCCTAGTGCAAGTAAGGCTTCGGTTCCTTCATTTGTTAATATAACGACCTTTTTAGGCGTTTTTTCTAATGTCGTTGACCCCATTGCATGTTCTACCGTATAGCTAGTGTCTTCTGTTTTTGTGTCATCTTCATTTTGTGTGGCTGGTTTTTCTTCCGTGTTACCACAGGCAGCAAGAAGGAAAAGAGCAATTAATGAAATGACAGCAAATAAATGTTTAAAACCTTTCATCTTATGTAACCCCCAAATAATCTTATTGTTAATGATAATCATTTTCATTTACAAACTAATAATAAAACGATTTCACAAGCGTGTCAATCATGAAATTGAAAATGATTATCAAAATCAATAACAATTTTTTATAGCAGTTTTTTACAAATGAAAATGATTATCAACGCATTGACAGTTTTCCACTATTCCAATAGACTGATACATGAAAATACAGATACATAAAGACGAATTTTATATATTAGGGTAGAAGGGAATTAGGTTATGCTTCTAAAAAACACAGGCCAAAGGTGGGCGGGACTTTTTATTGCTATCTTTATATTGCTTCTCTTAATGGCAGCAAGTATTGTCTACGGGTATACAGATACCACATGGAAAATGGCTATAGATGCTTTAACGAATTTCGATGGATCTAATGAACATATTGTTATACAATCTGTTAGAATCCCACGTGCGTTTATTGCTGCAGCAGTGGGTGCAAGCTTAGCGATTTCAGGTGTCTTAATGCAGACTGTAACGAAAAATCCTCTTGCCTCCCCTGATATTTTTGGGGTAAACGCCGGGGCAGGAGTCGCCGTCGTCATTGCCGTTACGGTCTTTAGTGTGGGAAGCCTTCAACTATTTACCTGGTTATCCTTTGCTGGTGCAGCTGTGGCTGCAATAAGTGTCTATGCAATTGGGTCAGTCGGAAGAGAAGGGTTGACCCCGATGAAACTGACTCTAGCGGGTGCTGCAATGACAGCATTATTCGCCTCGTTTACACAAGGGATACTGGTCTTAAATGAAGCAGCCTTGGAGCAAGTATTATTTTGGCTTGCGGGATCAGTGGCAGGAAGAAGCCTTGATAATTTAATAGCTGTACTTCCTTATTTAATTGGAGGCTGGATCATTTCTTTGATCATAGCAACAAAAATGAATGTCCTATCTATGGGGGAGGATGTAGCCAAAGGTCTTGGATTGAATACAGCGCTATTAAAAATTACGATTGGAATAGTAGTAATCCTCCTTTCAGGCGGGGCAGTTGCTGTTGCAGGACCAATTGGATTTATTGGTATTGTCGTTCCACATCTTACCCGTTCGATTGTAGGAATTGACCATCGCTGGGTCATTCCTTTTTCCGGACTTCTTGGTGGAGTGCTTTTACTGGCTGCAGATATCGCCTCCAGATATATTTTAATGCCTCAGGAAGTCCCAGTCGGCGTTATGACGGCGATTATTGGAACCCCATTTTTCATTTATATTGCTAGAAAGGGGTTCAATGGGCGATGAGTAAATACAAAATTTTTAGAATCAAACAAGGGAAGATCTCTTATTTAATTGATAAAAAAGCATTATTTGTGTTTATCGGATTGTTACTTGGAACCGCTGCTGTTTTTGTTATTAGTACAGGGTTGGGAGAAATGAAGATAAGCCCTTTAAATGTATTGAAGGTATTTTTCGGCGGAGGGTCTGAAATGGAGGCCCTTGTCATTCAATCCTTCCGATTACCCAGAATCATTGTTGCTTTAATGGCTGGAATCGGACTGGCAGTTGCAGGGGGGATTTTGCAAGGAATGATACGAAACCCGCTGGCTTCGCCTGATATCTTAGGGATTACTGGAGGGGCATCGGTAGCGGTTGTAGGTTTTTTGGCAATTTTTAGTGATAAAAATCATGTATTAACGGTAAGTATTCACTGGCTGCCCTTAGCCGCCTTTATCGGTGCAGCAGTTGTGGCATTCCTCGTTTATATTTTGGCATGGAAAAATGGGGTTTCTCCCATTAGACTAATTTTAATCGGAATAGGTTTGATGAGCTTAACAAAAGCTTTGACAACTTTTATGATGGTTTTAGGTCCTATTTATCAAGCAAGCCAGGCAAACATATGGATTACGGGTACCGTCTATGGATCCACTTGGAAAAATGTAGGTGCTCTGGTTCCATGGATAATCATATTGATTACTATTGCATTCATCTATGCCAGGAATGTAAACATTCAGGAACTTGGTGATGAAGTAGCAACAGGCCTTGGTGGACGGGTGCAAAGACAACGCTTGGTATTGATGCTTTTGAGTACGGGTTTAGTTGGCGGCTCAGTAGCTTTCGCAGGAGGGATTGGTTTTGTAGGCTTAATGGCGCCGCATATGGCCAGGAGATTAGTGGGTTCTGCATTTGGAGCATTGCTCCCTGTATCAGCACTCCTCGGAGGTATTTTAGTAATGCTTGCGGATTTAGTCGGGCGAACATTATTTTCACCATTAGAAATTCCAGCGGGTGTCTTTACAGCAAGTATAGGGGCACCTTACTTTATCTATTTATTATTTAAAACGAGAAACACTTAGTTTTCACAAACAAGAAGCCATTTCATTGAAATGGTTTCTCTTTTTTTTACGCAGTTATATTTATTAAAAACACACTAGTGATTACGAATGAAAATGATTTTCATACTCATTGACAATCATTATCAATTAATTATAAACTTAGAACTGTAGAGAATATTAATACTATATAAGGCGTAAATACAACCCACTAAAGGGTCAAAATCATATACTGTAAACAAGCCTAATAAACATAAACTTGATTGATTTCAAAAGGAGCTGGCAGATGATGAATGCGGTTGAAACGAAAAATTTATCACTTTCATACGGGGATACACTCATCATTGATGAATTAAATTTAAAAATTCCTAAAGGTGAAATTTCCGTTTTTATTGGAGCTAATGGCTGCGGAAAATCAACTCTTCTTCGTTCAATCGCCCGTCTTCTTAAGCCAAAATCCGGTGCGGTTATTTTGGAGGGCGAAGCCATTGCTAAGCTTTCGACGAAAGAAGTCGCAAAAAAAATGGCGATACTTCCTCAATCACCGTCCGCTCCTGAAGGACTGACTGTACTGCAGCTTGTAAAACAGGGACGTTATCCACATCAATCCTGGTTAAAACAATGGTCAGAAGAAGATGAGAGAAAGGTTCATGACGCCCTAAAAGCAACCCGGTTAGAGGATTTAAAAGAACGGACAGTTGATTCCCTTTCTGGAGGTCAAAGGCAGCGCGCCTGGATTGCCATGACCTTGGCACAGGATACGGATGTCATTCTTTTAGATGAGCCGACGACTTATTTAGATATGACACATCAGATTGAAATCCTCGACCTTCTTTTTGAACTGAATGAAAAGAAAAAAAGAACAGTTGTCATGGTTCTTCATGATTTAAATCTTGCGTGCCGCTATGCCCATAATATTGTTGCCCTAAAGGATCAAAAGGTTTATGCGCAAGGGCAGCCTGAGTACGTAATCAACTGCAGCCTGGTCAAAAATGTTTTTGGTATGGATTGTGAGGTTACTATGGATCCTTTATTCGGAACACCTCTTTGTATTCCTTATGGAAAAGGAAGATGTATACTCCAAAAGGCGGCCGTGTCCAATGGGTAATACACTTAAAGAAAATGACCTAAGCGCCTTACATAAATACAGGCTTAGGTCAGATATAGGCAAATCATTTAATGTGGCAAATTTACTAGATAAAAGATTTGTAACAGATTTCATGAAAAATTTAGCTTTTTCCATAGCTGCTCCTTCAGAAAGAACAGCTGCTTCCATATTTATAAAAAGATATGCATTTATTGCAGTCATTTCCCTTTTTGCAATGAGCACAAGCAATAAGAAAATGAATCTATCATTGAAAAATATTGAGATGGAAGAGCCGGAACGCGGGAAAGACTGGCTGCCGATGATTTCATTAAAGGATTCATCCATTGAGGAATGGAATGGGAAGGACCGGAATGAATGGAGAAAAGGTATTTGCCGCGATCTTTTTGCAAACAACCTTTACCCTTTAATTGAATACTTTGAAAAAACGTTTAAGGTTTCAAAACTAATTCTGTGGGAAAATATCGCTGTCTATTTGTTCTGGCTTTATGAGGCGGAGTTAAAGGATAGTGAGAATCCAAATGTACAAGATGATTTTCATTTCTTAATCATGGAAGCAGAGGGTAATCTGTTCGGCAGATACAATCTAAATCCGATACAAAAGTACTATTCCGAGAAAAATTCCATTGATGAAGTAAGGATAAGAAAAACCTGTTGTTTTACCTATCAGCTTGGATCAAAACGCTGTAAAACATGTCCTTGTACGCATATTACAAAGGATGGAGTGTGTTATGATGGAGAAAGTTTTTGCGGAGCAGTTCGAAGCATTAATTGAGAAATATAGTGACCTGCTTGTCGGTGAATCAAGTGAGGAAACGAAGGAAAAGGTTAAGACCTGGGCTCTATATTCCCATATAGCAAAGTCAATGCCTGCTTTGGCAAAGCATTGGAACGAACTTTATCCAGAAGCGAAGCAGGAAATGAAAGAAATAATCAATGAAATTAAATTACTTAATGAAAAGCATAGACAATTAAAGTAATATACAAAAAAATGAATATTTATTAATGATATGGCCGCCTTTTTTCATGAGGTGGCCTTTTACTTGTGCTGATTTAGAAAACGCTTTCTTTTTTATATGCATAAAATATTCGAAAAATTTAATAAAAAATGTTGTCAAAATTTATTTTTCATCCTATAATAAATCCAATGTTAGGAAACGTAACATGAAAATGGGAGGAGAAATAACATGACTGAAGCTATTCTTTCAAATGTTAAAGATCAATCTGAAATGGTTCAACAAATCAAAGAAGTAATAAATAAAAAAAGTGTCGAACTTCTGCACTTACAATTTGTAGATATTGAAGGAATCTTAAAACACATAACGGTAACGAGTGCACAATTGGAAGATGTGGTTGAAGGGAAAATCATGTTTGATGGATCCTCTATTAAAGGATTTTCACCAATCAATAAATCGGATTTATATTTACAACCTGATTTAGGTACCTTTGCTGTTTTACCTTGGACGGTTGAAGAAGGATATTCTGAAGCGCGTTTTCTATGCTCTGTTAAAAATCCGGATGGAACATGGTATGAAGGCGACACAAGAAATGTCTTAAAGAAAACAGTGGAACGTGCAGCAGATAAAGGATTTACCATTTCGGTAGGACCAGAGCTTGAGTTTTTCTTGTTTAAAACAGATGAAAACGGATATCCGACACAGGAATTAAGTGACAAAGCTGGATATTTCGAACCCTCACCTAAGGATCTTGGCGAGAGAGTTCGTTTAGAAATCTACCGAGCGTTAAAAGCAATGGGCTTTACCATCGAAGCATCACACCATGAAGTAGCCGAGGGGCAGCATGAGATTAATTTTAAATATGCTGATGCCTTAGGTGCAGCTGATCTTTCGACTACATATAAATGGGTTGTCAAAACTGTAGCAAAGAAATATGGTCTTCATGCAACGTTTATGCCTAAACCTGTTTTTGGTATTAACGGTTCAGGAATGCATGTGAACATGTCATTCTTTGAAGGAAGTGAAAATGCCTTTTTTGATCCGACGGATGATTTACAACTTTCAAATAAAGCGTATCAATTTATTGCAGGTTTAATTGAAAACGTAAAGAGTTTTACAGCACTGACGAATCCGCTTGTAAACTCGTATAAACGTTTAGTACCTGGATATGAGGCACCTTGCTATATCGCTTGGAGCGCATCAAACCGTTCTGCATTAATTCGAATTCCAGCAAAAAAGGGTATGGCCACTCGTGTTGAGTTAAGATGTCCGGACCCATCAGCCAATCCATACTTAACTTTTGCGGTTATTGCATCTGCAGGTTTAGATGGTATTGAGCAAGGATTAGCCGTGCCGTTTCCAATTAATGAAGATATTTTCCATATGACAGAAGAGCGCCGTGGTGAACTTGGAATTGAAAGTCTTCCTGGAAGTTTAGAGGCTGCATTACAGGAATTAGAGGATGGGGAGATTGGACGTAAAACATTGGGTGACCATGTTTATGATGAGTTTGTTTCCTTGAAAAAGGCTGAATGGGATAGTTATCGTACTGCAGTTCATTCATGGGAAATTGAAAATTATCAAGCTAAGTTTTAGTAGCAAAAGAAGCAGGCTGAATTATTCCAGCCTGCTTCTTTTTCCAACTCTTCATGCATTTATCTTTTATACTGATTGTTTTGGCTGTTTACTTTGTTTTTGTCCGCTTGTTCTCCGCCAGGACCGGCGTTTCCTTGAACGCTAGCGGCGCTTACGCCTCTTTTAGATGGGTCTTTCTTCATTTTACCCATACATCATCACCTCAATAATAGGATGCCCAATTCAAATTTTTTATGTAAATGTAGTGGGTAATACCACTTTACAAAAAAAATAATAAATTTTCCACGTTTACTTGTTGCGCAAATTTTTGAAATATTCTATAGTTATAATTAGCAGAACTCATTCATTTGTGAATTTTTTTTGACAAAAAAATGAATGAGTATTCATTCAAATCCTATGAAGGGGGAGAAAATGTTGAACCAACTTATTAAAAAAGCAGCTGTTTTAGGCTCAGGAGTTATGGGATCGGGAATCGCTGCTCACCTAGCAAACATCGGTATACCGACATTATTATTAGATATTATTCCTCGGGAGTTAACAGAAGAGGAAAAGGCAAAAGGACTAACATTAGAAGATAAGCAGGTTCGTAATCGAATAAGCAGCCAATCAATTCAGAAATTATTAAAACAAAAACCTGCTCCATTAGCGGTAAAGAAGAACCTTGCACTTATTGAAGCAGGTAACTTAGAAGATGACCTCGTTAAATTAAAAGATGTTGACTGGATAATCGAAGTTGTCGTTGAAAATCTCAATGTAAAAAAGCAGGTCTTTGAAAAGGTGGATCACTATCGTAAACCCGGCAGCATCATCAGCTCTAATACATCAGGAATTTCAGTTGAAGCGATGGCAGAAGGAAGGTCAGATGATTTTAAAAAGCATTTCCTTGGCACACACTTCTTTAACCCGCCAAGATACTTAAAATTACTTGAAGTTATTCCTACTCAATATACTAGCCAGGAAGTCATTTCATTCATGAAAACATTTGGTGAGGATGTATTAGGTAAGGGTGTTGTTCTTGCAAAAGATACACCGAATTTCATTGCCAACCGGATTGGAACTTACGGTCTCCTCGTTACTGTACAAGAAATGCTAAAGGGCGGATATAGTGTAGGGGAAGTTGATTCCGTCACAGGTCCTCTTGTTGGCCGACCATCAAGTGCTACTTTCCGTACGTTGGATGTTGTTGGGTTAGATACCTTTGCACATGTAGCAGGAAATGTTTACGAAAAAGTCACAGGTAAAGAAAAGGAAGTTTTTGAAGTTCCTTCATTTATGAAAACGATGCTTGAAAAAGGTTGGTTAGGAAGCAAATCAGGGCAAGGCTTCTTCCTGAAGAAAGGGAAAGAAATCCTTGAACTTGACCCTGCTACATTAGAATATGTACCTCGTAAAAAGCTGAAAACTGCTGCCACTGAAATGAGTAAACAAGAAAAAGGCACGGCAAATAAATTGAAAGCGCTTGTATACGCACAAGATCGTGCTGGTGAACTTTTATGGAATATCTTTAGTCCTGTTCTAGTATACTCTGCACAACTTCTAGGCGAAATTGCTGACACGGTGGTCGATATTGACCGTGCCATGAAGTGGGGCTTCGGCTGGGAGATGGGTCCGTTTGAAACATGGGATGCCATTGGATTGGAGAAATCAGTCGAAAAGATGAAGAATGATGGCTTAGAAATTCCATTATGGCTAACAGAAATGCTTTCGAAGGGGCATACATCTTTCTATTTAGAAGAAAATGGTGAAACGTTCTTTTATAAAAATGGTGAATACCGCTTAGTGGAAAGTAATCCAAAAGCGATTGATTTGAAAGTATTAAAGAAACAAAAAGGTGTCATTAAAAAGAATGGTGGTGCCAGCTTACTTGATTTAGGTGATGGAGTAGCACTTCTAGAATTCCATTCTCCGAATAATGCGATTGGCCTTGATATTATCCAAATGATTAACTTTGCAATAGATGAAGTTGAGAACAATTACAAAGGGCTTGTAATCGGTAACCAGGGTAAGAACTTCTGTGTCGGTGCGAACTTAGCGATGATGCTAATGGAAGCACAAGATGATAATATCTTTGAACTTGAAATGGTCATTCGTCAATTCCAAAATGCAATGATGAAAGTGAAATATAGTGTTAAACCAGTCGTTGCAGCACCATTTGCGATGACACTTGGCGGTGGAGCAGAAGTATGTTTACCTGCTGCTCACATCCAAGCATCAGCAGAAACTTATATGGGGCTTGTTGAAGTTGGTGTCGGTTTACTTCCAGGCGGCGGCGGTAATAAGGAGTTATATATTAAGCATTTAGAAGGTCTGCCGAATGGCGTTCAAGTTGACCTGCAAAACATTGCGAATAAAGTGTTTGAAACAATTGCGACAGCAAAAGTATCGACTTCTGGTGCAGAAGCGCGTGAGAATAATTTCTTAGGCTTAGCAGATGGCATCAGTGTTAACGGAGATCACCTGTTATACGATGCAAAACAAGCTGTACTCGCCTTGCATGAAAAGGGATATGTACAAAAGGCACGCAGAAAAGTACCGGTAGTGGGTGAGACAGGATACGCAACACTCTTACTGGGAGCACAATCGATGTTCTTATCAGGATATATTTCAGAGCATGATTTAAAAATAGCCAAAAAAGTGGCTTATGTAATTGCTGGTGGAAAGGTTCCATATGGCACGGAAGTAGATGAGCAATATTTATTGGATTTAGAAAGAGAAGCATTCATAAGTTTAATTAGAGAAGGAAAAACACAACAGCGTATGCAGCACATGTTGGTAAAAGGAAAACCATTACGTAATTAAATAAGCGGAGGCGCCAAGGCGCAATAGCTAGAAAAATAGATTGCTACTATTAGAGGAAAGAGAGGGAACGAAATGAGAGAAGCGGTAATTGTAGCCGGAGCACGGACCCCGGTTGGTAAAGCAAAGAAAGGCACGCTTGCCCATGTTCGCCCTGATGATTTGGGAGCATTGGTTGTAAAAGAAACATTAAAACGTGCAGGAAATTATGAAGGAAATATTGATGATTTAATCATTGGATGTGCAATGCCCGAAGCTGAGCAGGGAAATAACATGGCTCGGAATATTGGGGCATTAGCAGGTCTGCCACACACAGTTCCGGCGATCACGATTAATCGTTTTTGTTCATCTGGATTACAGGCAATTGCCTATGCGGCACAAGGGATTATGCTCGGTCATACTGATACAGCGATTGCTGGTGGAGCAGAATCGATGAGTCTAATTCCAATGGCAGGGCATGTGGTTCGGCCAAATGTAAAGCTAGCAGAATCAGCACCAGAGTATTATATGGGAATGGGTCATACCGCTGAGGAAGTAGCCAAGAAATATGGTATTTCTCGTGAGGATCAAGACGCCTTTGCCGTTCGCAGTCATCAAAAAGCGGCAAAGGCCATTCAGGAAGGGAAATTCGTAGAAGAAATCGTTCCTGTGGATGTTACCTTCCGTTCTGTCGGCAAAGACAACAAGCTAGTCGAAAGAACGATCCAGTTTTCTCAAGATGAAGGCGTACGACCTGATACAAATGTACAATCGTTGGCTAAACTTCGCCCGGCTTTCTCAGTGACAGGTTCTGTTACAGCTGGTAATGCTTCTCAAACAAGTGATGGAGCAGCAGCATTAATGATTATGGACCGTGAAAAGGCAGAGTCACTCGGACTAAAGCCACTAGCTAAATTCAGATCATTTGCAGTTGGAGGCGTACCACCAGAAATAATGGGAGTTGGTCCTGTAGTCGCAGTACCAAAGGCTGTTAAGTTGGCTGGTTTAGAACTATCTGATATTAATCTTTTCGAATTAAACGAAGCATTCGCATCTCAATCCCTACAAGTCATTCGTGAGCTTGGCTTAGATGAAGAAAAGGTAAATGTAAATGGTGGAGCAATCGCACTAGGTCATCCACTAGGCTGTACAGGAGCAAAACTTACACTAACACTTATCCATGAATTAAAGCGCCGTAATCAACAATTTGGCGTCGTAACCATGTGCATAGGCGGCGGAATGGGCGCAGCCGGAGTATTTGAACTTTTATAAAAAGGGTAAATAGTTTGTAGAAGTTAAATGAGCGGAAGGCACGAAGACTCCTGCAGGAGTACGGAGCAGGTGAGACCCCGCAGGCGCTAGCGCCGAGGAGGCTCACCGCAACGCCTGCGGAAAGCGAAGTGCCTCGTGACAGGCAAGGACCGCCTGTCACTGGGTAGATTATTCTAGAAGCTTTCCTTAGTGGAGCGGAATATATCACTACAAAAATAGGGGGAAAAAGTAATGGCACAACAAACAGAAAAAATTATTAAAGGCGGAAGCTTTTTAATCGACGATATTTCCTATGACCGGATTTTAACACCAGAAGATTTTAATGAAGAACAATTAATGATTGCCAAAACAGCAGAAGACTTCATTGAAAAAGAAGTTCTTCCACAACTTGAACACCTTGAAAACCATGAATTTGACCGCACTGTAAAGCTTTTAAAGCAAGCAGGTGATCTAGGACTATTGGCAGCGGATGTTCCTGAAGAATATGAAGGATTAGGTTTAGATAAAGTAACATCTTCTCTCGTAACTGAAAAAATGTCAAAGGCTGGCGGCTTCTCGTTATCCTATGGCGCACATGTTGGGATCGGCTCATTGCCAATCGTTTTATT from Neobacillus sp. CF12 encodes:
- a CDS encoding FtsW/RodA/SpoVE family cell cycle protein, translated to MTSTKNTTSKLDYSLVFILILLFLASCLSIYSAQASGQYDSNFLIKQIIFYGIGCGIIAAVIRLDSDQLKKLTWYAYGVGIFLLVFLMIAPESIAPVINGAKNWFKVPGIGSLQPSEFVKIFIILALAKVIEDHHQKNPVKTISSDFWLLIKLGVVTMVPLALIIKQDLGTSLVFLAILLGMIFISGITWKLLVPIFSIGTALISVIFYFVLLKPEILEKYLGVKQYQFSRIYSWLDPYNFQSSAGYQLTRSLLAIGSGQTGGKGYGNREVYLPESHTDFIFSVVGEEYGFIGASVLVSLFFLLIYHITKVGMETKNNFYTYICVGVISMITFHVFQNIGMTIGVLPITGIPLPFISYGGSSLMGNMLGLGLIFSIRYHYKKYMFSTTA
- a CDS encoding iron-siderophore ABC transporter substrate-binding protein — its product is MKGFKHLFAVISLIALFLLAACGNTEEKPATQNEDDTKTEDTSYTVEHAMGSTTLEKTPKKVVILTNEGTEALLALGVKPVGAVQSWLGDPWYNHITKDMDGVEVVGVESEVNLEKIATLKPDLIIGNKLRQEAVYSQLSAIAPTVFSETLRGDWKENFKLYAKALNLEEKGDEVLSDFDDHVADVKAKLGDKVNQEVSVVRFMAGKSRIYYTDSFSGIIFDQVGLKRASQQAELFTPDNKLGNLAIEVGKEVIPKMDGDILFYFTYAPKGDQAALDTAKEWTNDPLWKNLNAVKNGKAYEVSDATWNTAGGVLAANIMLDDLEKIMLEK
- a CDS encoding iron ABC transporter permease — protein: MLLKNTGQRWAGLFIAIFILLLLMAASIVYGYTDTTWKMAIDALTNFDGSNEHIVIQSVRIPRAFIAAAVGASLAISGVLMQTVTKNPLASPDIFGVNAGAGVAVVIAVTVFSVGSLQLFTWLSFAGAAVAAISVYAIGSVGREGLTPMKLTLAGAAMTALFASFTQGILVLNEAALEQVLFWLAGSVAGRSLDNLIAVLPYLIGGWIISLIIATKMNVLSMGEDVAKGLGLNTALLKITIGIVVILLSGGAVAVAGPIGFIGIVVPHLTRSIVGIDHRWVIPFSGLLGGVLLLAADIASRYILMPQEVPVGVMTAIIGTPFFIYIARKGFNGR
- a CDS encoding iron ABC transporter permease, which encodes MSKYKIFRIKQGKISYLIDKKALFVFIGLLLGTAAVFVISTGLGEMKISPLNVLKVFFGGGSEMEALVIQSFRLPRIIVALMAGIGLAVAGGILQGMIRNPLASPDILGITGGASVAVVGFLAIFSDKNHVLTVSIHWLPLAAFIGAAVVAFLVYILAWKNGVSPIRLILIGIGLMSLTKALTTFMMVLGPIYQASQANIWITGTVYGSTWKNVGALVPWIIILITIAFIYARNVNIQELGDEVATGLGGRVQRQRLVLMLLSTGLVGGSVAFAGGIGFVGLMAPHMARRLVGSAFGALLPVSALLGGILVMLADLVGRTLFSPLEIPAGVFTASIGAPYFIYLLFKTRNT
- a CDS encoding ABC transporter ATP-binding protein, translating into MNAVETKNLSLSYGDTLIIDELNLKIPKGEISVFIGANGCGKSTLLRSIARLLKPKSGAVILEGEAIAKLSTKEVAKKMAILPQSPSAPEGLTVLQLVKQGRYPHQSWLKQWSEEDERKVHDALKATRLEDLKERTVDSLSGGQRQRAWIAMTLAQDTDVILLDEPTTYLDMTHQIEILDLLFELNEKKKRTVVMVLHDLNLACRYAHNIVALKDQKVYAQGQPEYVINCSLVKNVFGMDCEVTMDPLFGTPLCIPYGKGRCILQKAAVSNG
- a CDS encoding IucA/IucC family C-terminal-domain containing protein, with the protein product MGNTLKENDLSALHKYRLRSDIGKSFNVANLLDKRFVTDFMKNLAFSIAAPSERTAASIFIKRYAFIAVISLFAMSTSNKKMNLSLKNIEMEEPERGKDWLPMISLKDSSIEEWNGKDRNEWRKGICRDLFANNLYPLIEYFEKTFKVSKLILWENIAVYLFWLYEAELKDSENPNVQDDFHFLIMEAEGNLFGRYNLNPIQKYYSEKNSIDEVRIRKTCCFTYQLGSKRCKTCPCTHITKDGVCYDGESFCGAVRSIN
- a CDS encoding DUF2573 family protein, encoding MEKVFAEQFEALIEKYSDLLVGESSEETKEKVKTWALYSHIAKSMPALAKHWNELYPEAKQEMKEIINEIKLLNEKHRQLK
- the glnA gene encoding type I glutamate--ammonia ligase, whose amino-acid sequence is MTEAILSNVKDQSEMVQQIKEVINKKSVELLHLQFVDIEGILKHITVTSAQLEDVVEGKIMFDGSSIKGFSPINKSDLYLQPDLGTFAVLPWTVEEGYSEARFLCSVKNPDGTWYEGDTRNVLKKTVERAADKGFTISVGPELEFFLFKTDENGYPTQELSDKAGYFEPSPKDLGERVRLEIYRALKAMGFTIEASHHEVAEGQHEINFKYADALGAADLSTTYKWVVKTVAKKYGLHATFMPKPVFGINGSGMHVNMSFFEGSENAFFDPTDDLQLSNKAYQFIAGLIENVKSFTALTNPLVNSYKRLVPGYEAPCYIAWSASNRSALIRIPAKKGMATRVELRCPDPSANPYLTFAVIASAGLDGIEQGLAVPFPINEDIFHMTEERRGELGIESLPGSLEAALQELEDGEIGRKTLGDHVYDEFVSLKKAEWDSYRTAVHSWEIENYQAKF
- a CDS encoding YuzL family protein, which codes for MGKMKKDPSKRGVSAASVQGNAGPGGEQADKNKVNSQNNQYKR